The Hymenobacter sp. 5317J-9 genome has a window encoding:
- the rpsA gene encoding 30S ribosomal protein S1, producing the protein MAELVDDFDWDNVGATGFGGNYSADQRAEMEKMYGDTLTTVQEEEVVKGTVVGITDRDVILNIGFKSDGLVSITEFRDLPDLKIGDEVEVFIEDQEDANGQLILSRKKAKIKQAWKAIYDALELDTILEGVVKRRTKGGLIMELDGVEAFLPGSQIDVKPIRDFDIYVGRRMEVKVVKINSAFDNVVVSHKVLIEKDLEKQREAILNNLEKGQILEGNIKNMTNFGVFIDLGGVDGLLHITDISWGRIAHPSEVLTLDQKLNIVVLDFDEAKKRISLGLKQLTPHPWDSLPADLQPGSKVSGRIVNVADYGAFMEVVPGVEGLIHVSEMSWSQHLRNPQDFIKQGDTVEAQILTLDREDRKMSLGIKQLTEDPWTRGDFASTYAVGTKHSGTVRNLTNFGLFVELEEGVDGLVHVSDLSWTKKIKHPSEMVKVGDKLDVVVLELDLGARRLALGHKQLEENPWDTFQTVFTPGSVHKATITEKSERGAVLELPYGIEGFAYPKSLVKEDGSNAENGESLDFRVTEFSKDDRRIVLSHTAVFNKEAAAEDDSRNAKFKKKTNTKAGDTQGEGKISDLKKTEEKSTLGDLDALSALRDQMMGNERKAGEQKLAAAAKAPKAAKAEEAPAAEAPAAEEGGLLAGIAGAASAALDTVKHAASDAVDAVTHSDAFAKASEVAGDLADKAKDLLAGDADKKEDETNA; encoded by the coding sequence ATGGCAGAATTAGTTGACGATTTCGATTGGGACAATGTTGGAGCCACCGGCTTCGGCGGTAACTATTCGGCAGACCAGCGTGCTGAGATGGAGAAAATGTACGGCGACACGCTGACGACCGTACAGGAAGAAGAAGTAGTGAAGGGCACCGTGGTAGGCATCACCGACCGCGACGTTATCCTGAACATCGGCTTCAAATCGGACGGCCTGGTGTCCATCACTGAATTCCGCGACCTGCCCGACCTGAAAATCGGTGACGAGGTAGAGGTGTTCATCGAAGACCAGGAAGATGCCAACGGCCAGCTCATCCTGAGCCGCAAGAAAGCAAAAATCAAGCAGGCCTGGAAGGCCATTTACGATGCCCTCGAGCTGGATACCATCCTCGAAGGCGTGGTGAAGCGCCGCACCAAAGGCGGCCTCATCATGGAGCTCGACGGCGTGGAAGCCTTCCTGCCCGGCTCGCAAATCGATGTGAAGCCCATCCGCGACTTCGACATCTACGTGGGCCGTCGCATGGAAGTGAAAGTGGTGAAAATCAACTCCGCTTTCGACAACGTCGTGGTTTCGCACAAAGTACTCATCGAGAAAGACCTCGAGAAGCAGCGTGAGGCCATCCTGAACAACCTTGAGAAAGGTCAGATTCTGGAAGGCAACATCAAGAACATGACCAACTTCGGCGTGTTCATCGACCTCGGCGGTGTCGACGGTCTGCTGCACATCACGGACATCTCGTGGGGCCGCATCGCTCACCCGAGCGAAGTACTGACCCTGGACCAGAAACTGAACATCGTGGTGCTGGACTTCGACGAAGCCAAGAAGCGCATCAGCCTCGGTCTGAAGCAGCTGACGCCCCACCCGTGGGATTCGCTGCCGGCCGACCTGCAGCCGGGTTCGAAAGTATCGGGCCGCATCGTGAACGTGGCCGACTACGGCGCTTTCATGGAAGTGGTACCAGGCGTAGAAGGCCTCATCCACGTGTCGGAAATGAGCTGGAGCCAGCACCTGCGCAACCCGCAGGACTTCATCAAGCAGGGCGACACGGTAGAAGCGCAGATTCTGACGCTCGACCGCGAAGACCGCAAGATGAGCCTCGGCATCAAGCAACTGACCGAAGACCCGTGGACCCGTGGCGACTTCGCCTCGACCTACGCCGTGGGCACCAAGCACAGCGGCACCGTGCGCAACCTGACCAACTTCGGCCTGTTCGTTGAACTGGAAGAGGGTGTGGACGGCCTCGTACACGTGTCGGACCTGAGCTGGACCAAGAAAATCAAGCACCCCTCCGAAATGGTGAAGGTGGGCGACAAGCTCGACGTAGTGGTACTGGAGCTGGACCTGGGCGCCCGTCGCCTGGCCCTGGGCCACAAGCAGCTGGAAGAAAACCCCTGGGATACTTTCCAGACGGTGTTCACCCCCGGCTCGGTGCACAAGGCTACCATCACCGAGAAGTCGGAGCGTGGCGCGGTACTCGAACTGCCGTACGGCATCGAGGGCTTCGCTTACCCCAAGTCTTTGGTGAAAGAGGATGGCTCGAACGCTGAGAACGGCGAGTCGCTCGACTTCCGCGTAACGGAGTTCTCGAAGGACGACCGCCGTATTGTGCTCTCGCACACGGCTGTGTTCAACAAGGAAGCCGCCGCTGAGGACGACAGCCGCAACGCCAAGTTCAAGAAGAAGACCAACACCAAGGCTGGCGACACCCAGGGTGAAGGCAAAATCAGCGACCTGAAGAAGACCGAAGAGAAGTCGACCCTCGGCGACCTTGACGCGCTGAGCGCCCTGCGCGACCAGATGATGGGCAACGAGCGCAAGGCTGGTGAGCAGAAGCTCGCCGCCGCTGCCAAGGCTCCGAAAGCTGCCAAGGCTGAGGAAGCTCCCGCCGCTGAGGCTCCTGCCGCTGAAGAAGGTGGCCTGCTGGCCGGCATCGCCGGTGCTGCTTCGGCTGCCCTCGACACGGTGAAGCACGCCGCTTCGGACGCTGTGGACGCCGTGACGCACTCGGATGCCTTCGCTAAGGCTTCGGAAGTGGCTGGCGACCTGGCCGACAAAGCCAAAGACCTCCTTGCTGGCGACGCCGACAAGAAGGAAGACGAGACCAACGCTTAG
- a CDS encoding alpha/beta hydrolase — MAYIKAGNDTTGHPVNIFYEDWGQGAPVVLIHGWPLDHTMWEHQAIALAKAGMRVIAYDRRGFGRSSRPWTGYDYDTLAADLNALLEELDLNQVTLVGFSMGGGEIARYIGTYGDARIARVAFVGAVTPFMLKTDNNPEGVPQKVFDGMMDGMKKDRFDFLQTFAKSFYGVGMISHPVSQAVLDWNFTVASLAAPNATRDCAVAFSSTDFRADLAEIKVPTLVIHGDADATVPFEASGERTAKMIPQAELKVYKGAPHGLFFTDKDQLTTDLLSFVGR; from the coding sequence ATGGCTTATATCAAAGCAGGCAACGACACGACCGGGCATCCGGTTAATATTTTCTACGAAGACTGGGGGCAGGGCGCCCCGGTGGTGCTCATCCACGGCTGGCCGCTCGACCACACCATGTGGGAGCACCAGGCCATTGCGCTGGCCAAAGCCGGCATGCGCGTCATTGCCTACGACCGGCGCGGGTTCGGCCGCTCCTCGCGCCCCTGGACGGGCTACGACTACGACACCCTCGCGGCCGACCTCAACGCCCTGCTCGAAGAACTGGACCTGAACCAGGTAACGCTGGTGGGATTTTCGATGGGCGGCGGCGAAATTGCCCGTTACATCGGCACTTACGGCGACGCCCGCATTGCCCGCGTGGCGTTTGTGGGGGCCGTGACGCCGTTCATGCTCAAAACCGATAACAACCCCGAGGGCGTGCCCCAAAAGGTGTTCGATGGTATGATGGACGGCATGAAGAAGGACCGGTTCGATTTCCTGCAAACGTTCGCCAAGAGCTTCTACGGCGTGGGCATGATTAGCCATCCGGTGAGCCAGGCCGTGCTGGACTGGAATTTCACGGTGGCCTCGCTGGCGGCACCGAATGCCACGCGCGACTGCGCCGTCGCTTTCTCCAGCACCGACTTCCGAGCCGACCTGGCCGAAATCAAAGTGCCGACGCTGGTGATTCACGGCGACGCCGACGCCACGGTGCCCTTCGAGGCCAGCGGCGAGCGCACGGCCAAGATGATTCCGCAGGCCGAGCTGAAGGTGTACAAGGGTGCGCCGCACGGCTTATTCTTCACCGATAAGGACCAGCTCACGACGGACTTGCTGTCGTTTGTGGGGCGGTAG
- the cphA gene encoding cyanophycin synthetase, which translates to MKIIDIRTMRGPSYWSVKHTKLIVMKVDLEEFAGTWSNAIPELPATFMQLFPKIGQPQPGGISGRPTPKHPPLNEDQLNDGEPLGHVIQHVALELQRMAGMPVYWGKSYPARDEGVEYVVFAYQEERAGRRAAESAVAIVEALCKQEEVNLKPIIDELHEIREDEFIGPSTYSIVAEAASRNIPYIALKNSNIIQLGYGVNQKRIWATTTSYTSHAGVEVAGNKNRTKAMLNDAGVPVPRGTTVYSENGLRDAIDELGFPIVTKPLDGNHGKGATIRIMNWEDAAAGLKAAQEYSRAVIVEQFIEGFDFRLLVVNGKLIAAAKRTPAAVTGDGASTIQQLIDKVNEDPRRGIGHEKVLTSIKADKHTLDILAGKDLTLESVLPAGETLYLKSTANISTGGTASDVTDQMHPYNVLLAERVAGIVGLDICGIDLMATDIAVPLNESRGAVIEVNAAPGFRMHIAPADGLPRNVAAPVVDMLFPPGSTARIPIIAITGTNGKTTTTRLIAHMVASKGYKVGFTTTDGIYIQGVQLQKGDCTGGQSAEFVLKDPTVNYAVLETARGGMLRSGLGFHTCDIAVVTNVAADHLGLRDIYTVEEMAAVKGVLPRTVRKNGWAVLNADDDLVYAMARTVDCRVALFSMRDDNPRIQEHVEAGGVAAVYEEGYVTIYRNSYKLRIDRAAEFPITFGGRAGFNIENSLAAALAGYLAGFDKDEIKTALRTFIPSATKTPGRMNIYKFPDYEVIVDYAHNTAGISKFAEFMEATPATRKIGVVSGLGDRRDEDTIGFARIAGRIFDEVVLRQDRDLRGQTAEQIKAIMERGLRMDKPDLPITYIEHEPEAIEHVLSTAPKGAVITLFTENISAVLAKLDEFEAKFA; encoded by the coding sequence ATGAAAATTATTGACATTCGTACCATGCGCGGGCCCAGCTACTGGTCCGTGAAGCACACCAAACTCATCGTGATGAAGGTGGATTTGGAGGAGTTTGCGGGCACGTGGTCGAACGCCATTCCGGAGCTGCCGGCTACGTTTATGCAGCTGTTTCCCAAAATCGGGCAGCCGCAGCCGGGGGGCATCAGCGGCCGGCCAACGCCGAAGCACCCGCCGCTGAACGAAGACCAATTGAACGACGGTGAGCCGCTGGGCCACGTCATCCAGCACGTGGCGCTGGAACTGCAGCGCATGGCCGGCATGCCCGTATACTGGGGCAAGAGCTACCCCGCCCGCGATGAGGGCGTGGAGTACGTGGTGTTTGCCTACCAGGAGGAGCGCGCCGGCCGCCGCGCCGCCGAATCGGCCGTGGCCATCGTGGAGGCCCTCTGCAAGCAGGAAGAGGTTAACCTGAAGCCCATCATCGACGAGCTGCACGAAATCCGGGAGGATGAGTTTATCGGGCCCAGCACCTATAGCATTGTAGCCGAAGCCGCTTCGCGCAACATTCCCTACATCGCCCTCAAAAACAGCAACATCATTCAGCTGGGCTACGGCGTGAACCAGAAGCGCATCTGGGCCACCACCACCAGCTATACCTCGCACGCCGGGGTGGAAGTGGCCGGCAATAAGAACCGCACCAAGGCCATGCTCAACGACGCGGGCGTGCCCGTACCGCGCGGCACCACCGTGTATTCGGAAAATGGCCTGCGCGACGCCATCGACGAGTTGGGCTTTCCCATCGTGACCAAGCCGCTCGACGGCAACCACGGCAAGGGCGCCACCATCCGCATCATGAACTGGGAGGATGCCGCCGCCGGCCTCAAGGCCGCGCAGGAATACTCGCGGGCCGTGATTGTGGAGCAGTTTATTGAGGGCTTCGACTTCCGCCTGCTGGTGGTGAACGGCAAGCTGATTGCGGCCGCCAAGCGCACGCCCGCTGCCGTGACTGGCGACGGCGCCAGCACCATTCAGCAACTCATTGATAAGGTGAACGAGGACCCGCGCCGCGGCATCGGCCATGAAAAGGTGCTTACCTCCATCAAAGCCGACAAGCACACGCTCGACATTCTGGCCGGCAAGGATTTGACGTTGGAATCGGTGCTGCCGGCCGGCGAGACGCTGTACCTGAAGAGCACAGCCAACATCAGCACCGGCGGCACGGCATCAGACGTGACCGACCAGATGCACCCCTACAACGTGCTGCTGGCCGAGCGTGTGGCTGGCATCGTGGGCCTCGACATTTGCGGCATCGACCTGATGGCCACCGATATTGCGGTGCCGCTCAACGAGAGCCGCGGCGCCGTGATTGAGGTGAACGCCGCGCCGGGCTTCCGCATGCACATTGCGCCGGCCGACGGCCTGCCCCGCAACGTGGCCGCCCCGGTGGTCGACATGCTGTTTCCACCCGGCAGCACGGCCCGCATTCCCATCATTGCCATCACGGGCACCAACGGCAAAACGACCACCACGCGCCTCATCGCGCACATGGTGGCCAGCAAAGGCTACAAAGTGGGCTTCACGACGACGGACGGCATCTATATTCAGGGCGTGCAGCTGCAAAAGGGCGACTGCACCGGTGGCCAGAGCGCCGAGTTCGTGCTGAAAGACCCCACCGTGAACTACGCCGTGCTCGAAACCGCGCGCGGCGGCATGCTGCGCTCGGGCCTGGGCTTTCATACTTGCGACATTGCGGTGGTGACCAACGTGGCGGCCGACCATCTGGGCCTGCGTGACATCTACACCGTGGAGGAAATGGCGGCCGTGAAGGGCGTGCTGCCCCGCACGGTGCGCAAAAACGGCTGGGCCGTGCTCAACGCCGACGACGACCTGGTGTACGCCATGGCCCGCACCGTGGACTGCCGCGTGGCCCTGTTCAGCATGCGCGACGATAATCCGCGCATTCAGGAGCATGTGGAAGCAGGCGGCGTGGCGGCTGTGTACGAAGAAGGCTACGTCACCATTTACCGCAACAGCTACAAGCTGCGCATCGACCGGGCCGCCGAGTTCCCCATCACCTTTGGCGGGCGTGCGGGCTTCAACATCGAGAACAGCCTGGCCGCCGCGCTGGCCGGCTACCTGGCCGGGTTCGATAAGGACGAAATCAAAACCGCGCTGCGCACCTTCATCCCTTCGGCCACCAAGACGCCGGGCCGGATGAACATTTACAAATTTCCGGACTACGAAGTTATTGTGGACTACGCCCACAACACGGCCGGCATCAGCAAATTTGCCGAGTTCATGGAAGCCACGCCGGCCACGCGCAAAATCGGCGTAGTGTCAGGCCTCGGCGACCGCCGCGACGAAGATACCATCGGCTTTGCGCGCATTGCCGGCCGCATCTTCGACGAAGTGGTGCTCCGGCAGGACCGCGACCTGCGCGGCCAGACCGCCGAGCAAATCAAGGCCATCATGGAGCGTGGCCTGCGCATGGACAAGCCCGACCTGCCCATCACCTACATCGAACACGAGCCCGAAGCCATCGAGCACGTGCTGAGCACCGCGCCCAAAGGAGCCGTCATCACGCTGTTTACCGAGAACATCTCGGCCGTGCTGGCCAAATTGGATGAATTTGAGGCAAAATTTGCATAA
- a CDS encoding methyltransferase domain-containing protein, translated as METVFPAFDAAYWQGRYDSGRDGWDAHAITPPLRAYFDQLDVARQPRILIPGAGRAYEAEYLHQRGFRQVFVADIAPEALRALAARVPDFPAGHLLLADFFTLPNDPPFDLIVEQTFFCALNPALRPAYARQVAHLLRPGGTLMGLLFDTDFGPVQEPPFGGSKEEYRQYFAPYFDFRHFETATNSLKPRQGRELFICLKKK; from the coding sequence ATGGAAACGGTTTTTCCGGCGTTCGACGCCGCCTACTGGCAAGGCCGTTACGATTCGGGCCGCGACGGCTGGGACGCCCACGCCATCACGCCCCCGTTGCGGGCCTATTTCGACCAGCTCGACGTGGCCCGGCAGCCGCGCATTCTCATCCCCGGCGCCGGCCGTGCCTATGAGGCCGAGTACCTGCACCAGCGCGGTTTTCGTCAGGTTTTCGTGGCCGACATTGCCCCCGAAGCCCTGCGCGCCCTGGCCGCCCGCGTGCCCGATTTTCCGGCCGGCCACCTCTTGCTGGCCGATTTCTTCACGCTGCCCAACGACCCGCCTTTCGATTTAATTGTGGAGCAGACGTTTTTCTGTGCCCTCAACCCGGCCCTGCGCCCGGCCTATGCCCGGCAAGTGGCCCACTTGCTGCGGCCCGGCGGCACGCTCATGGGCCTTCTTTTCGACACCGATTTCGGCCCGGTGCAGGAGCCGCCCTTTGGCGGCAGCAAGGAAGAATACCGCCAGTATTTTGCGCCGTACTTTGATTTCCGGCATTTCGAAACGGCCACCAATTCGCTCAAACCCCGGCAGGGGCGCGAGCTGTTTATCTGTTTGAAGAAGAAATAA
- a CDS encoding fatty acid desaturase: MDAHGRRAAQARPAPLPALLFLGAVLHALHLLDFRDGLPEVFHPSNRRHRPQAHECRRARELLGFKAVNLVLYVGLPIYLVGFLPWLTGFLVSTAVAGFVLSMVFQLAHTVEDAAFPVPCAITSKLEDEWAIHQVRTTANFATDNKLVSWLVGGLNFQIEHHLFPKISHVHYPAISKIVQQVCAEFDITYNNYKHTRSAIASHVGFLRQMGRTA, from the coding sequence CTGGATGCGCATGGCCGCCGAGCAGCCCAAGCACGCCCTGCACCGCTACCAGCACTTCTATTTCTGGGCGCTGTACTGCATGCTCTACATCTCCTGGATTTTCGTGATGGATTACCAGAAGTATTTCACCCGTCAAATCGGCGCCATCGGCCTCAAGCCCATGAATGCCGGCGAGCACGTGAGCTTCTGGGCTTCAAAGCGGTGAACCTGGTGCTGTACGTAGGGCTGCCCATTTACCTGGTGGGTTTCCTGCCCTGGCTCACCGGTTTCCTGGTGAGTACGGCCGTGGCCGGTTTCGTGCTGAGCATGGTGTTCCAGCTGGCCCACACCGTGGAGGATGCCGCCTTCCCCGTGCCCTGCGCCATCACGAGCAAGCTCGAAGACGAGTGGGCCATTCACCAGGTGCGCACCACCGCCAACTTTGCCACCGACAACAAGCTGGTGAGCTGGCTGGTAGGCGGCCTCAATTTTCAGATTGAGCACCACCTCTTCCCGAAGATTTCGCACGTGCACTACCCCGCCATCAGCAAGATTGTGCAGCAGGTGTGCGCCGAATTCGACATCACCTACAACAACTACAAGCACACCCGCTCGGCCATTGCTTCCCACGTCGGCTTTCTCCGGCAGATGGGCCGCACAGCTTAG
- a CDS encoding class I SAM-dependent methyltransferase, producing the protein MFQLLAYLRFWLRSGNAHGLHSPFVFGLYTSVVRHTGVYTAYDAIEARRRQLLGSPASISVTDFGAGSHTGAGRQRRVADIARTAAKPRPLAQLLFRLVNYFRPATILELGTSLGLTTAYLASADSRSRVVTFEGCANVAAVARETFEELQLRNIDIIEGNIDNTLAPALAALKRPIDFAFFDGNHRYEPTLRYFEQCLAHRTEHSVFVFDDIHWSEEMERAWEAIKAHPEVMLTVDLFYIGLVFFRKNQPKQHFWLRT; encoded by the coding sequence TTGTTTCAGCTTCTCGCTTACCTCCGCTTCTGGCTTCGTTCGGGCAATGCCCACGGGCTGCATTCGCCTTTCGTGTTTGGCCTCTATACCTCGGTGGTGCGCCACACGGGCGTTTATACGGCGTATGATGCCATAGAAGCCCGGCGCCGGCAGCTGCTTGGCAGCCCGGCCAGCATCAGCGTCACCGATTTTGGGGCGGGCTCGCACACCGGCGCGGGCCGGCAGCGCCGCGTGGCCGACATCGCCCGCACGGCGGCCAAGCCCCGGCCCCTAGCGCAGCTGCTGTTTCGGCTGGTCAATTACTTCCGGCCGGCTACCATTCTGGAGCTGGGCACTTCCCTGGGCCTCACCACGGCCTACTTGGCCTCGGCCGACTCGCGCAGCCGCGTCGTCACCTTCGAGGGCTGTGCCAACGTGGCCGCCGTGGCCCGCGAAACCTTCGAGGAATTGCAGCTGCGCAACATCGACATCATCGAGGGCAATATCGACAATACCCTCGCCCCCGCCCTGGCGGCGCTCAAACGCCCCATCGACTTCGCCTTTTTCGACGGCAACCACCGCTACGAGCCCACGCTGCGCTACTTTGAGCAGTGCCTGGCCCATCGCACCGAGCACTCAGTCTTCGTCTTCGACGACATTCACTGGTCGGAAGAAATGGAGCGGGCCTGGGAAGCCATCAAAGCGCACCCGGAGGTGATGCTGACGGTGGACTTGTTCTACATCGGGCTGGTGTTCTTCCGAAAGAACCAGCCCAAGCAGCATTTCTGGCTGCGCACCTGA
- a CDS encoding T9SS type A sorting domain-containing protein, with translation MKNIAHVILASLLQLLAYSAFAQAPNWSAARIVVAFPNRASATYDPTVSATAADAFGNVYMAGQFAGTVTIGSTTITSVGIIDAFVAKFNPATNQFVWIKTAGEAGGTTFPSALAVSGTNVYVAGDFGTTTSFDGINLISAGYDDVFVAKLVDAGSTASFVWVQRAGGTGRDYANSLSVAGMGVYIAGSFADNSNFTASFGSFTLNSAGQNDAYVAKLVDAGASASFAWAKQMGGANGDAASSVWVSGTNVYVAGSFSSISVGFGSTTLVNAGANDVFVAKLTDAGNVGNFLWAQRAGDASNDYAYAMVVNGTSVYVAGSFSGLQSRFGSTSLTARGGPNVFVTKLIDAGSSGAFAWAQSCGSNSWAEGFALAVSGANVYVAGTFDSNFPGATFGNSTLVSTSTDAFVAKLVDAGSTGSFVWGQRAGGASVDRANAVTLSGPNVYVAGDFVSNTISFGSITLTNPVTNYYAGFLASLTDPTLTATMAAIPREPASLFPNPARRTATLRLPAGTAPAPLTLTDGVGRTVRSFPAPTGVEATLDLRGLSAGLYLLRGAGPARRLVIE, from the coding sequence ATGAAAAATATAGCACACGTAATTCTGGCGAGTTTGCTGCAATTGCTGGCCTACTCTGCCTTTGCCCAAGCGCCTAATTGGAGCGCTGCCCGTATAGTAGTTGCCTTTCCTAATAGAGCTTCCGCTACATATGACCCAACGGTGTCGGCCACCGCTGCGGATGCATTCGGCAATGTGTACATGGCGGGTCAGTTCGCAGGCACCGTCACTATCGGCTCTACAACAATAACCAGCGTAGGCATAATCGATGCGTTCGTTGCCAAGTTCAACCCTGCTACCAATCAGTTCGTCTGGATTAAAACAGCCGGTGAAGCAGGAGGGACGACATTCCCTTCCGCGCTGGCGGTGAGCGGAACGAATGTATATGTGGCGGGCGATTTTGGTACGACAACCAGTTTTGACGGCATAAACCTAATAAGCGCTGGATACGATGATGTCTTCGTTGCGAAGCTGGTTGATGCAGGTAGCACGGCCAGTTTTGTGTGGGTGCAGCGCGCCGGCGGCACGGGCAGAGACTACGCTAATAGCTTATCTGTGGCAGGAATGGGGGTGTACATTGCTGGCAGTTTCGCCGATAATTCCAACTTCACGGCCAGCTTTGGTTCTTTCACGCTAAATAGTGCCGGACAAAACGACGCGTACGTGGCCAAATTAGTGGATGCGGGTGCTTCGGCTAGCTTTGCTTGGGCAAAGCAAATGGGGGGCGCGAACGGTGACGCCGCCAGTTCAGTATGGGTGAGCGGGACCAATGTTTACGTTGCCGGGTCTTTCAGCAGCATCTCAGTTGGGTTTGGCAGTACAACATTAGTGAATGCCGGAGCAAACGACGTCTTCGTGGCCAAACTCACCGACGCAGGCAATGTCGGTAATTTCCTTTGGGCCCAACGGGCAGGGGACGCAAGTAATGATTACGCATATGCCATGGTTGTGAACGGGACATCTGTTTACGTAGCTGGGTCATTCAGCGGCCTGCAGTCCCGCTTCGGAAGCACGTCTTTGACTGCCCGAGGGGGGCCTAACGTGTTTGTAACGAAGCTCATCGATGCAGGCAGCAGCGGTGCTTTTGCATGGGCTCAGTCTTGTGGAAGCAATTCCTGGGCAGAAGGCTTTGCCCTAGCCGTGAGCGGGGCTAATGTTTACGTGGCGGGCACCTTTGACAGCAACTTTCCCGGTGCCACTTTTGGCAACTCTACGTTGGTTTCGACCAGCACCGATGCTTTCGTGGCGAAGCTCGTCGATGCCGGCAGCACCGGCAGCTTCGTTTGGGGCCAACGTGCGGGTGGAGCAAGTGTTGATAGAGCTAACGCCGTGACCTTGTCCGGACCAAACGTGTACGTTGCCGGCGATTTTGTCAGCAACACCATCAGCTTCGGCTCCATCACCCTGACCAACCCGGTTACTAATTATTACGCCGGATTTTTAGCCTCCCTCACCGACCCCACCCTGACGGCCACCATGGCCGCCATTCCCCGCGAACCGGCCAGCCTCTTCCCCAACCCCGCCCGGCGCACGGCTACGTTGCGCCTGCCCGCCGGCACAGCCCCGGCGCCCCTCACGCTCACCGACGGGGTGGGTCGCACGGTGCGTAGTTTCCCCGCCCCGACCGGCGTTGAGGCCACGCTCGACCTGCGCGGCCTTTCCGCCGGGCTCTACCTGCTGCGCGGCGCCGGCCCCGCCCGGCGCTTGGTCATAGAATAA
- a CDS encoding STM3941 family protein, which produces MQEFRLYKSPGKALKLLVGCAAFVAIGCLMLGRPDAPRWVAWASIGFFGIGLLVSLFQLLDRRPQIIVNDVGVFDRMMHHEFINWALIQDVYLAEVNKQAFICLVVDEAFEPSRRQGKFKQGMASLNKGMGFQELNISLGFVSIDAFRFAEFILAMRSAEAPQREALVRKAIANL; this is translated from the coding sequence ATGCAGGAGTTTCGGCTGTATAAGTCGCCTGGGAAAGCCCTGAAGCTGCTGGTGGGCTGCGCGGCCTTCGTGGCCATCGGCTGCCTGATGCTGGGCCGGCCCGACGCGCCGCGGTGGGTGGCGTGGGCGAGTATTGGTTTTTTCGGAATTGGGCTGCTCGTCAGTCTGTTTCAACTACTCGACCGGCGGCCACAGATAATTGTCAACGACGTCGGGGTGTTTGACCGGATGATGCACCACGAATTCATCAACTGGGCCCTCATTCAAGACGTGTACCTGGCCGAAGTGAACAAGCAGGCCTTCATTTGCCTCGTGGTTGACGAGGCGTTTGAGCCGTCGCGCCGCCAAGGCAAATTCAAACAGGGCATGGCCAGCCTAAACAAGGGAATGGGTTTTCAGGAACTGAATATTTCCCTGGGCTTCGTCAGCATCGACGCCTTTCGATTCGCCGAGTTCATTCTGGCCATGCGCAGTGCCGAGGCGCCCCAACGAGAGGCGCTGGTCAGAAAGGCCATTGCCAACCTATGA
- the kdsA gene encoding 3-deoxy-8-phosphooctulonate synthase — translation MLQALANTLPHFRHTNSGQFFLMAGPCVIEGEDMALRIAERIKHITDKLQIPFIFKGSYRKANRSRLDSFTGIGDETALRILQKVGREIGVPTVTDIHESSEAALAAEYVDVLQIPAFLCRQTDLLIAAAQTGKVVNVKKGQFLSGEAMKWAVDKIRQSGNPHVILTERGNSFGYSDLVVDFRNLPAMREFEVPVVMDVTHSLQRPNQSSGVTGGQPALIETIAKAAIAVGADGLFIETHPTPATALSDGANMLPLDQLEALLVKLTRVRDALRPVPGIDTQGLQA, via the coding sequence ATGCTCCAAGCCCTCGCCAACACGCTCCCGCATTTCCGCCACACCAATTCCGGCCAGTTTTTCCTCATGGCCGGGCCCTGCGTCATCGAAGGCGAAGACATGGCCCTGCGCATCGCCGAGCGCATCAAGCACATCACCGACAAGCTGCAGATTCCCTTCATTTTCAAAGGCTCGTACCGCAAGGCCAACCGCTCGCGCCTCGATTCCTTCACCGGCATCGGCGACGAAACGGCCCTGCGCATCCTGCAAAAAGTAGGGCGCGAAATCGGCGTGCCGACGGTTACTGACATTCACGAATCGAGCGAAGCGGCGCTGGCGGCCGAGTACGTCGACGTGCTGCAAATCCCGGCCTTCCTGTGCCGGCAGACCGATTTGCTCATCGCCGCCGCCCAAACCGGCAAGGTGGTGAACGTGAAAAAAGGCCAGTTCCTGAGCGGCGAGGCCATGAAATGGGCCGTGGATAAAATCCGCCAGTCGGGCAACCCGCACGTCATCCTCACCGAGCGCGGCAATTCCTTCGGCTATTCCGACTTGGTGGTGGACTTCCGCAACTTGCCGGCCATGCGCGAGTTCGAGGTGCCCGTGGTAATGGACGTGACGCACTCGCTGCAGCGCCCCAACCAGAGCAGCGGCGTGACCGGCGGCCAGCCCGCCCTCATCGAAACCATTGCCAAAGCCGCCATCGCCGTGGGCGCCGACGGCCTATTCATCGAAACCCACCCCACGCCCGCCACGGCCCTCTCCGACGGCGCCAACATGCTGCCGCTCGACCAGCTCGAAGCCCTTCTGGTGAAGCTCACGCGGGTGCGCGACGCCCTGCGGCCGGTGCCCGGCATCGACACGCAAGGATTGCAGGCGTAA